The Eubacterium maltosivorans genome includes the window GCCGAAGCAGTAGAAGTATTCCTCGTTCAGCTTCATGCTGGGATTTTTGTCATCGTGGAACGGGCAACAGGCCATGCCGCTCCGGTTGACCTCGATCCCATACATCTGCGCCGCTTCCCGGACGGCGACAGACTGTTTGACGGCCTCAAAGACGCTCTCGGCCATGCTCATTCTTTGCCTTTCTTGGGGGTGGGCGGCCTGTACCCGGCAGCCTTGGCCCGTTCACTGGCTGCCTTACGGCGCTCGGCGCTGTACGGTTCCCGGACGGACACGCAGCGTTTGGGAACGAGAAAGGTTTGGTGGTCCTTTTTCATAATCTGATCCGGGTATTTCTCCGCCAGCCGCCGCAGCTTTTCCAGTAGCCGGGGGTCATGGGTATAGACCTCGGCGGTGGCTTCAGCCTGGTTGTAGAGGATGATGGTTTCCTGTTCATAGAGGGAGAGCTTCATCGTTTGCCGCCTTTCTGCTGGTCAAACTCCAGCTTGAAGTTGGCGTACTGCCCATCGTCCTCCAGCACCACGGTGGCGTCGTAGGTCTTGCCGGTTTTCTCGGAGTACAGGCCGCTTACATGGGCGCGGCCATTTTTGAGCAGCGCCGTCACGATGGCCTTGGTGGGCTGCTTGCGCTTCAGCTCCCACCACTTGTTGTTTTTCCAAATGGCAAATTTACAGCCCTCGTTCTGGCAGAAGAACCCCTTTTGCAGCTCCGCCACATCGCCACCGCAGCGGGGGCATTTGCCCACCACCTCGCGGGGCGGCGTGAACAGATACTCGGTGCCTTTAATCATCTGATAGGTTCCCACCAGCTCCTTGAGCATAGTGGAAATTCCATCCATGAAATCCTCCGGGGCCAGCTCGCCGCGCTCGATCTCACCCAGTCGGTACTCCCATTCAGCGGTCAGCAGGGGCGATTGCAGCTGCTCCGGCAGCACGGTGATAAGGGATACCGCATCATGGGAGGGCATGAGCTGCACGGTTTTCTTGCTCTTTTTGCGTTCCAGAAAGCCGGTGGACACCAGCTTTTCCAAGATACCGGCGCGGGTGGCCGGGGTCCCCAGGCCCTTGCGTTCGGCGTCCTCCGGCATATCGTCCTTCCCGGCAGTCTCCATCGCGGAAAGCAGCGTATCTTCGGTGAAGTGCTTGGGCGGGGTGGTCTTGCCCTCCTTGACGGCAGCACCAGAAAGGGGCAGCGTCTGACCTTCAGACAGCTCCGGCAGAGCCTTGTCCTCGGTTTCCGGTTCTGCATTTTTCAGCCCTGCGCGGTATGCAGCGTCCAGCGCCCGCCAGCCGGGTTGTTTCACCGTGCGGCCCTTGGCGGTAAACTCCGCACCGGCGCACTCTACAACAACGGCGGTTTCCGCAAAGGTATAGGGTTGGGCCACGGCGCACAGCAGCCGCAGAGCCACCAGCTCCAGCACCGCCTTTTCGCCCACCGGCAGGCCGGTCAGGTCCGCGCCCTGGAGGTTGCGGGTAGGGATCACCGCATGGTGGTCGGTCACTTTCTTGTCGTTGATGACCTGGGCCGCATTGCAGGCAAGCTCCATACCAGCGGCAAAGGGCAGCGCCCCAGCAGTGAGCCGGACCAGCTCCGGCAGACTCGCTGCCATATCCGAAGTCAGGTAACGGCTGTCCGTCCGGGGGTAGGTACAGAGCTTCTTTTCATAGAGGTTCTGCAAATAGTCCAGGGTTTGCTGGGCTGTGAACCCCAGCAGCCGGTTGGCGTCCCGCTGGAGGGTGGTCAGGTCATAGAGGGCGGGCGGCTTCTCGGATTTGTCCTTGCGCTCCACCTTTTTCACCGTAGCAGCCGCACCCTGGCAGGCCGTTTTCAGCTGCTGGGCGGCGACCTTGTCCGCCATGCGTTCCCCTGAAACAGAGAAACCGGGCAGCTCCAGCGTCACCGTGTAAAACGGCACCGGCTTAAAGGTGTCGATCTCGGCCTCCCGCTGGACAATGAGGGCCAGTGTTGGGGACATGACGCGCCCGATGTTGAGGGTCCGGTGGTACAGCACGGAAAACAGCCGGGTGGCATTGATACCCACCAGCCAGTCCGCCTTGGCGCGGCAGAGTGCCGCATCCCGCAGGCCGTCATAGTCCGCGCCGGGGCGCAGGTTCGCAAAGCCCTCCCGGATGGCGGAATCCTCCATCGAGGAAATCCAGAGCCGCTTCATGGGCTTCTGGCAGCCCGCCAGCTCGTAGACGGCGCGGAAGATCAGCTCCCCCTCGCGTCCGGCATCGCAGGCGTTCACCACCTCGGTCACATCCGGGGCGTTCATCAGCTGTTTCAGCACATCAAACTGTTTCTTCTTGTCCTTGCTCACCACCATCTGCCAGGGTTCCGGCAGAATGGGCAGATCGTCATAGCGCCACTTGGCGTAGTCCGGGTTATAAGCGTCGGCGTCGGCCAGCCCAGCCAGGTGGCCCACACACCAG containing:
- a CDS encoding type IA DNA topoisomerase; the protein is MKLVIAEKPSVAQSLAAVIGATARKDGYLEGGGWRVSWCVGHLAGLADADAYNPDYAKWRYDDLPILPEPWQMVVSKDKKKQFDVLKQLMNAPDVTEVVNACDAGREGELIFRAVYELAGCQKPMKRLWISSMEDSAIREGFANLRPGADYDGLRDAALCRAKADWLVGINATRLFSVLYHRTLNIGRVMSPTLALIVQREAEIDTFKPVPFYTVTLELPGFSVSGERMADKVAAQQLKTACQGAAATVKKVERKDKSEKPPALYDLTTLQRDANRLLGFTAQQTLDYLQNLYEKKLCTYPRTDSRYLTSDMAASLPELVRLTAGALPFAAGMELACNAAQVINDKKVTDHHAVIPTRNLQGADLTGLPVGEKAVLELVALRLLCAVAQPYTFAETAVVVECAGAEFTAKGRTVKQPGWRALDAAYRAGLKNAEPETEDKALPELSEGQTLPLSGAAVKEGKTTPPKHFTEDTLLSAMETAGKDDMPEDAERKGLGTPATRAGILEKLVSTGFLERKKSKKTVQLMPSHDAVSLITVLPEQLQSPLLTAEWEYRLGEIERGELAPEDFMDGISTMLKELVGTYQMIKGTEYLFTPPREVVGKCPRCGGDVAELQKGFFCQNEGCKFAIWKNNKWWELKRKQPTKAIVTALLKNGRAHVSGLYSEKTGKTYDATVVLEDDGQYANFKLEFDQQKGGKR
- a CDS encoding immunoglobulin — its product is MKLSLYEQETIILYNQAEATAEVYTHDPRLLEKLRRLAEKYPDQIMKKDHQTFLVPKRCVSVREPYSAERRKAASERAKAAGYRPPTPKKGKE